From Ignavibacteria bacterium, one genomic window encodes:
- a CDS encoding NAD(P)H-binding protein yields MNALVLGGSGLVGTELVLQLRSDSSFTAVTALGRVELAAPLPPTLHCDVVFCCLGTTIKVAGSEDAFREVDQRLPIRIARAALEKGAQHFIIVSAMGADATSRIFYNRVKGEMEAELRTIGYPHVTIVHPSLLLGDRKEKRIGEKIASVLMRVFSPLIPKKWQAVHVRDVARVMVESAKNPHPGVRVINNDEIVAA; encoded by the coding sequence ATGAATGCACTCGTTCTCGGTGGTTCCGGTCTTGTAGGGACGGAACTCGTACTTCAGCTCAGGTCTGACTCATCCTTCACAGCCGTCACGGCGCTTGGACGGGTTGAATTGGCGGCTCCCCTGCCCCCTACCCTCCATTGCGACGTTGTGTTCTGTTGTCTCGGCACAACGATCAAGGTTGCCGGTTCAGAAGATGCATTTCGCGAAGTAGACCAGCGTCTGCCCATTCGCATTGCCCGCGCTGCTCTTGAGAAGGGGGCTCAGCATTTCATCATTGTGAGTGCGATGGGAGCCGACGCAACGTCGCGGATATTCTACAACCGCGTAAAGGGTGAGATGGAGGCCGAACTTCGGACAATTGGCTATCCCCATGTGACGATCGTACACCCGTCCTTGCTTCTAGGTGATCGCAAAGAGAAGCGTATTGGAGAGAAGATCGCCAGCGTTCTCATGCGCGTTTTTTCGCCCCTTATCCCAAAGAAGTGGCAGGCCGTCCATGTACGGGATGTAGCACGGGTCATGGTGGAGTCGGCGAAGAACCCACATCCGGGAGTCCGCGTTATCAACAACGACGAGATCGTTGCTGCGTAG
- a CDS encoding tetratricopeptide repeat protein yields the protein MTSRSYEELSAAVAVAARKSDTQELRYLSEELLAMSTSESEALAYRALGQSAYIESDFSLALRHYQRAHAGYLSLDDQAGIAATLGNIGSASYFLGRPNEALTAHNEALAIHLQRNDMNGVARASNSIGLVHKDAGRFDEALEWYTKALGHYHSCGDDRGTAMAFCNIGAVYNATAAYVEALSYYYRALSIYELNGDTFGLAAVYGNIGNIHSSMGNSTEACAYFHRSLELHTTNGTRNGQANVMSNLGNTLHASGDNTSAIEWLNKSLDVYREIGDHAVLADITANLLLILIDDENYTEAAVVVEDLRTFVITEPSTAIRYHIGQALLAVEAQHHHEARTLLLDALNLAAEHQLRKEEATILLHLRDLSQKQGDFPGYIDFNERYTRLAEEISGRDISVKLAMAEKQREIDAREKEHEKHMAVLHSTLPKHIADRVARGEVVNDQFDNASVLFLDVVGFTTHSSELDATIVVELLQNIFTSFDSICANNDVTKIKTIGDSYMAVAFQIANSEQRIANQIAKVMPSVVEAQQIANSEQRIANVARAMMASEFMWPHTGERVRFRIGIHCGPVVAGVLGTERMQYDVWGDTVNVASRMESSSEPGRIHISEALAKALNEHKNSPPDPLSHASLERGSHTVVPRGEVDVKGKGTMKTYWLE from the coding sequence ATGACCAGTCGCTCATATGAAGAACTCTCGGCAGCGGTTGCTGTTGCTGCGCGCAAGAGTGATACGCAAGAGCTCAGATATCTGAGTGAGGAGTTGTTGGCGATGTCCACCTCCGAGTCTGAGGCTCTGGCGTATCGTGCACTTGGGCAGTCGGCGTATATCGAATCTGACTTTTCCCTTGCGCTTCGTCACTATCAGCGTGCCCATGCTGGGTACCTGTCCTTGGACGATCAAGCGGGTATTGCTGCGACACTTGGGAATATTGGGAGTGCCTCGTATTTCTTGGGTCGACCAAATGAGGCGCTCACGGCACACAATGAAGCGCTTGCCATCCACTTGCAGCGCAACGATATGAATGGCGTAGCGCGCGCATCAAACAGTATCGGGCTTGTCCACAAGGATGCTGGACGTTTTGATGAGGCGTTGGAATGGTACACAAAGGCGCTTGGACACTATCATTCATGTGGTGACGATCGTGGAACGGCGATGGCCTTTTGCAACATTGGCGCTGTGTACAATGCAACAGCGGCATATGTCGAGGCTTTGTCGTATTACTATCGCGCCCTTTCTATCTATGAGCTCAATGGAGATACCTTCGGGCTTGCCGCCGTGTACGGCAACATCGGCAACATCCATAGCTCCATGGGGAATTCAACAGAAGCATGTGCGTACTTCCATCGATCTCTGGAATTACATACAACAAACGGTACACGAAATGGACAAGCCAATGTGATGAGCAATTTGGGCAACACGTTGCATGCATCCGGAGACAATACCAGTGCGATAGAGTGGCTCAACAAATCGCTTGATGTCTACCGAGAGATCGGAGACCATGCCGTACTTGCCGACATTACCGCCAATCTCCTCTTGATCTTGATTGATGACGAGAACTACACCGAAGCTGCAGTCGTTGTTGAGGACCTGCGCACATTCGTCATCACGGAACCGAGCACTGCTATCCGGTATCACATTGGCCAAGCACTGCTCGCCGTAGAAGCGCAGCACCACCACGAGGCACGAACCCTTCTCCTTGACGCATTGAATCTTGCAGCCGAGCATCAACTGAGAAAGGAAGAAGCAACCATTCTCCTACATCTGCGTGATCTCTCGCAAAAGCAGGGTGACTTCCCCGGCTACATCGATTTCAACGAACGCTACACCAGGCTTGCGGAGGAGATCTCCGGCAGAGACATCTCCGTCAAACTCGCCATGGCGGAAAAACAACGCGAGATCGATGCCCGTGAAAAGGAACATGAGAAACACATGGCTGTTCTCCACTCCACCCTCCCCAAACACATCGCCGATAGAGTGGCAAGGGGCGAGGTGGTTAACGACCAGTTCGATAACGCATCGGTTCTGTTCCTTGATGTAGTTGGCTTCACCACCCATTCAAGTGAGCTCGACGCCACCATCGTCGTCGAGCTTCTGCAGAACATCTTTACGTCATTCGATTCGATATGCGCCAACAACGACGTAACCAAGATCAAGACCATTGGTGATTCGTATATGGCAGTTGCATTTCAAATAGCGAATAGCGAGCAGCGAATAGCGAATCAAATAGCGAAAGTCATGCCGAGCGTAGTCGAGGCACAACAAATAGCGAATAGCGAACAGCGAATAGCGAATGTTGCGCGGGCGATGATGGCGAGCGAGTTTATGTGGCCACACACCGGAGAGCGTGTGAGGTTCCGGATCGGCATCCATTGCGGTCCGGTGGTTGCCGGTGTGCTAGGCACTGAGCGCATGCAGTACGATGTATGGGGCGATACCGTAAACGTTGCGAGCAGGATGGAGAGCTCTTCTGAACCCGGACGTATCCATATCTCTGAAGCGCTTGCAAAGGCGCTCAACGAACACAAGAACTCACCCCCCGACCCCCTTTCTCACGCTTCGCTAGAGAGGGGGAGCCACACGGTTGTTCCCCGTGGCGAGGTTGATGTTAAAGGGAAGGGTACGATGAAGACGTACTGGCTGGAATGA
- a CDS encoding 2-oxoacid:acceptor oxidoreductase subunit alpha translates to MSMINDFVVRFANVNGTGSASANYLFAKSIFRMGIPVSPKNIFPSNIQGLPTWYEVRVNEKGYLGRREGVDICVSVNPQSLKQDVACVKPGGYFVYDNTKPLAAEFIREDITYLGIPLMATCNREYTDPRQRQLFKNVMYVGALSALLEIELSALEELLAEQFAGKEKLIAPNVKALKLGIDYVHENFTYPLPMRVQRRDLVGNHILTDGNSACGLGAVYGGATVVAWYPITPSTSVAEAFHDYATDLRIDEHGKTNFAIVQAEDELAAIGMVVGASWNGSRSFTATSGPGVSLMNEFLGLAYFAEVPAVLIDVQRTGPSTGMPTRTQQSDLTLAAYASHGDTKHVMLFPSTPTECFEMTADSFDLAERLQTPIMIMSDLDLGMNDHMTAPFQWDDSRTYDRGKTYSAEDLEAIGRYGRYLDVDGDGIPYRTIPGVHPTKGSYVVRGSSRDEYAVYTEDSPAYQRNMDRLAKKWETAKTLVHAPQRYQEKNTHRDGVMFFGTSTDSAQEALDILQAQGHGLDALRLRAFPFNTTVAEFIASHDRVFVIEQNRDGQMRSLLTNELSVDPNTLISVLNYDGMPITAQTITEQILHHMHRSI, encoded by the coding sequence ATGTCCATGATCAATGACTTCGTCGTCCGCTTCGCCAACGTCAACGGCACGGGTTCTGCCTCTGCCAACTACCTTTTTGCCAAGAGCATTTTCCGGATGGGTATTCCGGTCTCGCCAAAGAACATCTTTCCGTCGAACATCCAAGGCCTGCCCACGTGGTACGAAGTGCGGGTGAACGAGAAAGGGTATCTGGGTCGACGTGAGGGTGTGGACATCTGCGTAAGCGTGAACCCGCAGAGCCTGAAGCAGGATGTAGCATGCGTTAAGCCGGGCGGATATTTTGTGTACGATAACACAAAGCCCCTTGCTGCAGAGTTCATTCGCGAGGACATCACGTACCTGGGCATTCCGCTCATGGCTACGTGTAATCGTGAGTATACGGACCCTCGACAACGTCAGCTCTTCAAGAACGTGATGTATGTGGGTGCTCTCTCTGCCCTACTCGAGATCGAACTCAGCGCACTTGAAGAACTCCTTGCAGAACAGTTTGCCGGCAAGGAGAAACTCATTGCTCCGAATGTGAAGGCCCTCAAGCTCGGTATCGACTACGTGCACGAGAACTTCACCTATCCCCTGCCAATGCGTGTTCAGCGCAGAGATCTTGTTGGCAATCACATTTTGACAGATGGAAATTCTGCGTGTGGACTTGGTGCTGTCTACGGCGGCGCAACGGTGGTTGCATGGTATCCGATCACGCCATCAACATCGGTAGCCGAGGCATTTCACGACTATGCAACGGACCTGCGCATTGATGAACATGGAAAGACGAACTTTGCCATCGTCCAAGCAGAAGATGAACTCGCAGCCATCGGTATGGTTGTTGGCGCATCATGGAACGGATCGAGGTCCTTTACCGCCACGAGCGGTCCGGGAGTCTCCCTCATGAACGAGTTCTTAGGTCTAGCCTACTTTGCCGAAGTGCCGGCTGTTCTCATCGATGTACAGCGCACCGGTCCAAGCACGGGTATGCCAACACGCACGCAGCAATCGGATCTGACGTTGGCTGCCTATGCATCACATGGTGATACGAAACACGTGATGTTGTTTCCGTCAACACCCACCGAGTGTTTTGAGATGACGGCCGACAGTTTTGACCTCGCAGAACGACTTCAAACACCCATCATGATCATGTCCGATCTTGATCTTGGGATGAACGATCACATGACAGCCCCCTTCCAATGGGATGACTCCAGAACCTATGACAGGGGCAAGACCTATTCCGCTGAAGACCTCGAGGCGATCGGTCGATATGGTCGGTATCTCGATGTGGATGGCGATGGTATTCCCTACCGCACCATTCCCGGCGTTCACCCTACCAAGGGTTCGTATGTGGTACGGGGCTCCTCACGTGATGAATATGCCGTCTATACCGAGGACTCCCCGGCGTACCAGCGCAACATGGACCGTCTCGCAAAGAAGTGGGAGACAGCCAAGACCCTTGTCCATGCGCCGCAACGGTATCAGGAGAAGAACACCCATCGTGATGGTGTGATGTTCTTTGGGACGTCAACCGATAGTGCACAAGAGGCGCTCGACATCCTTCAAGCGCAGGGTCACGGACTCGATGCCCTGCGGTTAAGAGCCTTCCCATTCAACACCACTGTTGCAGAGTTCATCGCATCACATGACCGTGTGTTTGTGATCGAGCAGAATCGTGACGGGCAGATGCGGAGCTTGTTGACCAATGAGCTTAGCGTTGACCCGAACACCCTCATTTCGGTTCTGAACTATGATGGTATGCCGATCACGGCACAAACCATCACCGAGCAGATCCTCCACCACATGCACCGTTCGATATGA
- a CDS encoding FAD-dependent oxidoreductase, which translates to MQPTNTKDPEYYHKVVDCQYACPAHTPVPEYIRLIAAEKYTEAYIVNWESNVFPGVLGRTCDRPCEPACRRVRVEEEPVAICRLKRVAADHKGDVSEYIPTGPFPSNGKKVALIGGGPASLTVARDLAPLGYEIHLFDEQPAGGGMMRTQIPSFRLPASVLDEEVGHVLNMGIHTQFLTYVDSLGSVLTKDYDAIFVGTGAPRGRNLNIPGRDEAAPNIHVGIEWLQSVAFEHIKKIGKRVIVLGGGNTAMDCCRTARRLGGEQVKVLVRSPFAEMKASPWEKEDAMHEDIPIMDNHVPVEFVLEDGHLTGMMFEKVHAVYDEKGKRSLVPTGEPHVFVEADDVLIAIGQENSFPWIERDLGMEFDKWDMPVVNDVTYQSTIPRVFFGGDAAFGPKNIITAVAQAHSAAISIDLFCKGASLTERPHPMVNLVSQKMGIHEWSYDSMVTVDKRFIVPQADKKLTLTDRKLEVELGFDVLTAWKEAERCLNCDVQTVFREPLCIECDACVDICPTSCITFTENGEEADLRTRLKAPSINLTQDLLVSDVLPTKRVMVKDEDVCLHCGLCAERCPTAAWDMQLYTYKTAKAGA; encoded by the coding sequence ATGCAGCCTACGAATACGAAGGATCCGGAATATTATCACAAGGTTGTCGATTGCCAATATGCCTGTCCGGCACATACTCCTGTCCCTGAATATATCCGACTGATCGCAGCGGAAAAGTACACCGAAGCCTACATCGTGAACTGGGAATCGAATGTGTTCCCGGGCGTGCTTGGCCGTACGTGTGACCGACCGTGCGAGCCGGCGTGTAGGCGGGTGAGGGTGGAGGAAGAACCGGTGGCTATTTGCCGACTCAAACGCGTAGCTGCCGACCACAAGGGCGATGTGTCTGAGTACATCCCCACAGGCCCCTTCCCTTCCAATGGAAAGAAGGTGGCGTTGATAGGGGGCGGTCCGGCTTCTCTTACGGTTGCACGCGACCTCGCACCGCTTGGGTATGAGATCCACCTGTTCGATGAACAACCGGCCGGCGGCGGGATGATGCGGACGCAGATCCCGTCGTTCCGACTCCCCGCTTCGGTCCTCGATGAAGAGGTTGGACATGTCCTCAACATGGGCATCCACACACAGTTCCTCACCTACGTGGATAGCCTGGGCTCAGTGCTCACCAAGGACTACGATGCGATCTTCGTTGGTACGGGAGCCCCTCGTGGACGGAATCTCAACATCCCGGGGAGAGATGAAGCGGCACCGAACATCCACGTTGGTATTGAATGGCTGCAAAGTGTTGCCTTTGAACACATCAAGAAGATCGGGAAACGGGTGATCGTGCTCGGTGGCGGGAATACGGCGATGGACTGCTGTCGCACGGCCCGACGTCTCGGCGGCGAACAGGTAAAGGTACTCGTACGGAGCCCCTTTGCAGAAATGAAGGCTTCGCCGTGGGAGAAAGAAGATGCCATGCACGAAGACATCCCGATCATGGATAATCATGTGCCAGTGGAGTTCGTTCTGGAAGATGGACATCTCACAGGGATGATGTTCGAAAAGGTCCACGCGGTCTACGACGAAAAAGGCAAACGATCACTGGTTCCTACCGGTGAACCACACGTCTTTGTTGAAGCCGATGATGTCCTCATCGCTATCGGTCAAGAAAACTCCTTCCCGTGGATCGAGCGCGATCTCGGAATGGAATTCGACAAATGGGATATGCCGGTGGTCAACGACGTAACATACCAGTCCACCATCCCTCGGGTCTTCTTTGGCGGCGATGCTGCCTTTGGTCCAAAGAACATCATCACGGCCGTTGCTCAAGCACACTCTGCCGCGATCTCCATCGATCTCTTCTGTAAGGGGGCTTCCCTCACAGAACGACCTCATCCGATGGTGAATCTGGTGAGTCAGAAGATGGGCATCCATGAGTGGAGCTATGACAGCATGGTAACGGTGGATAAACGATTCATCGTTCCGCAAGCAGATAAGAAGCTCACACTCACCGACCGAAAGTTGGAAGTGGAGCTCGGCTTCGATGTGCTTACCGCGTGGAAGGAAGCCGAACGCTGTTTGAACTGCGATGTGCAAACGGTGTTCCGCGAACCGCTCTGTATTGAATGTGATGCCTGCGTTGATATCTGTCCTACATCGTGCATCACGTTTACGGAGAATGGTGAAGAGGCAGATCTGAGAACGCGACTCAAGGCTCCATCGATAAACCTCACACAGGATCTTCTTGTGTCGGACGTACTCCCAACAAAACGTGTGATGGTGAAGGACGAAGATGTCTGTCTTCACTGCGGACTCTGCGCCGAGCGCTGTCCAACCGCGGCATGGGATATGCAACTCTACACGTACAAAACAGCAAAGGCAGGAGCGTAA
- a CDS encoding T9SS type A sorting domain-containing protein, with translation MSQRKGWDLFTISPCTGESDANDLHVSRCTVKEPTFDARVRTMLEKQVIRSLDYHYTCGNVYFGIDYIYDVVADKKEHIYLATERGVIILPNPSPVKAQAPSGSAKLNVYPNPATSSVTVDLPPDLPPDASLTVLNITGSALIQQPIRDIGTMQVDVSALAAGSYLVQIRTMKDVSSAGFVVRK, from the coding sequence TTGAGTCAACGTAAAGGATGGGATCTGTTCACGATATCACCGTGCACCGGGGAATCCGATGCAAACGACCTTCATGTAAGTCGCTGCACTGTAAAGGAGCCAACGTTTGATGCGCGAGTCAGAACAATGCTCGAGAAGCAAGTGATTCGTTCCCTCGACTATCACTATACATGCGGAAATGTCTACTTTGGGATCGATTACATCTACGATGTTGTCGCCGACAAGAAGGAACACATCTATCTCGCAACAGAACGCGGCGTGATCATCCTTCCAAATCCATCACCGGTGAAGGCTCAGGCACCGAGCGGAAGTGCTAAGCTCAACGTCTATCCCAATCCGGCAACTTCGTCCGTGACCGTTGACCTTCCTCCTGATCTCCCACCGGATGCATCTCTCACAGTTCTGAACATCACTGGAAGTGCCTTGATTCAGCAACCGATCCGCGACATCGGAACAATGCAGGTAGATGTTTCCGCACTCGCCGCCGGTTCCTATCTCGTCCAGATCCGAACGATGAAGGATGTGAGTTCTGCAGGGTTTGTGGTGAGGAAATGA
- a CDS encoding class D beta-lactamase — MIVCIVLLALGCSNTELVRNEPKLQIRTDFKQLLDSLAIQGTVIVFDSATNVLEVGDTSYLNKGFLPASTFKIPNTLIGLELGVITKDHIFLWDSTPRRNPNWNQDLPLPIAFRASCVPCYQELARNIGQTRMRQMLDTLGYPGMTFSDASIDMFWLQGASAITPMQQLNFLRRLHDRTLPLKPSTYDDFALIFPISNDSLGTFSGKTGTTLRDASMRGWFVGWLQLATNVRYVVVLIEPPSSMTMEQAVEVRMAIARKVLLKK, encoded by the coding sequence ATGATTGTTTGTATTGTCCTACTTGCTCTTGGTTGCAGCAATACCGAACTGGTTCGCAACGAGCCAAAACTACAAATCCGTACCGACTTCAAACAGCTCTTGGATTCCCTTGCTATTCAGGGAACGGTGATCGTCTTTGATTCTGCAACAAACGTTCTGGAAGTAGGCGACACCTCCTATCTCAATAAGGGATTTCTGCCGGCTTCGACCTTCAAGATCCCGAACACACTTATCGGACTCGAACTTGGTGTGATCACCAAGGACCACATCTTCTTGTGGGACAGCACACCACGCAGGAATCCCAATTGGAATCAAGATCTGCCCCTTCCCATTGCCTTCCGTGCATCGTGCGTGCCGTGTTATCAGGAGCTCGCACGAAACATCGGCCAAACACGCATGCGTCAGATGCTCGATACACTTGGGTATCCCGGCATGACCTTTTCTGATGCATCGATCGATATGTTTTGGCTGCAAGGGGCTTCTGCTATCACACCCATGCAACAGCTGAACTTTCTACGTCGATTGCACGACCGGACACTGCCTCTGAAGCCATCCACCTATGACGACTTCGCCCTCATCTTCCCCATCTCCAATGACAGTCTCGGTACGTTCAGCGGGAAGACCGGCACCACATTACGCGACGCTTCAATGCGCGGATGGTTTGTTGGTTGGCTGCAACTAGCTACCAACGTTCGGTACGTGGTTGTGCTCATCGAACCACCATCGAGTATGACGATGGAACAGGCGGTTGAGGTGCGGATGGCGATCGCGAGGAAGGTGTTGTTGAAGAAGTGA
- a CDS encoding MmcQ/YjbR family DNA-binding protein, giving the protein MIERIRSICTSLEGVTEKLSHGEPTFFVKKRVFVMFANNHHKDGRVAIWIPAPTGVQEALIEHDAETFFRPPYVGVKGWVGIVLERMDDQSLEAHIKGAYDCIVSP; this is encoded by the coding sequence ATGATCGAACGTATACGAAGCATCTGCACATCTCTTGAGGGCGTGACGGAAAAACTCTCCCACGGCGAACCTACGTTTTTCGTGAAGAAACGCGTGTTTGTGATGTTCGCAAACAACCATCATAAGGATGGTAGGGTGGCGATCTGGATACCCGCACCCACAGGTGTACAAGAAGCCCTCATCGAGCACGACGCCGAAACGTTCTTTCGTCCGCCCTACGTCGGCGTAAAGGGCTGGGTAGGGATCGTCCTTGAACGAATGGATGATCAGTCGTTGGAAGCCCACATTAAAGGTGCATATGACTGCATCGTATCTCCGTAA
- the nuoE gene encoding NADH-quinone oxidoreductase subunit NuoE → MSTTFTSEELQSITALKAKYPDPKAAIMPVMWMAQKKWGWLSEDVMQEVARVMELPYAHVLGVASFYTMYFKKPMGKHHVQVCTNVSCMLRGGEALYAHAKERLGIGHNQATADGKFSLEEVECMGACGGAPMIAINETFYENASIEQLDALLDR, encoded by the coding sequence ATGAGCACAACCTTTACGTCCGAAGAACTCCAGAGCATCACTGCCCTCAAGGCTAAGTATCCTGACCCAAAAGCAGCGATCATGCCCGTGATGTGGATGGCCCAGAAAAAATGGGGCTGGCTCTCCGAAGACGTGATGCAGGAAGTAGCTCGGGTCATGGAACTCCCCTATGCCCATGTGCTTGGTGTTGCCTCGTTCTACACCATGTACTTCAAGAAGCCGATGGGCAAACACCACGTCCAGGTCTGCACCAACGTCAGCTGCATGTTGAGAGGGGGCGAAGCACTCTACGCCCACGCCAAAGAACGTCTGGGCATCGGTCACAACCAAGCCACAGCCGACGGAAAGTTCTCCCTCGAAGAAGTAGAATGTATGGGCGCCTGCGGCGGCGCACCGATGATCGCGATCAATGAGACGTTTTATGAGAACGCTAGCATTGAGCAATTGGATGCGTTGTTGGATAGATAG
- the hpnD gene encoding presqualene diphosphate synthase HpnD encodes MSTHLYTDAEDGLVLTTQGSTSFHYSFGFLPKEERNAIRTVYAFARRIDDIVDEDPSMDPEVILKKRQRLQWWRTEIEAMYAPSQELRPSPIDALGIVVRRFGIPKQYLLTIIDGCERDLTQRRYETFAELKEYCYSVASAVGLISIEIFGYRHEETRQYAINLGYALQLTNILRDVKQDKDRGYIYIPKEDLQRFKYTEEDLKAEIYDERFVDLMQFQAQRARDFYHEARALLRPDERMTMVAAEIMDAIYYRLLEKIELSDYRVFTKRIRVSAIHRIVTALRIWVGSKLFVKRLR; translated from the coding sequence GTGTCCACCCACCTCTATACCGACGCTGAGGACGGCTTGGTGCTCACCACGCAGGGGAGCACATCGTTCCATTATTCCTTTGGGTTCTTGCCCAAGGAGGAGCGGAATGCTATACGTACGGTGTATGCGTTTGCGCGGAGGATAGACGACATTGTGGATGAGGATCCGTCGATGGACCCTGAGGTGATCCTCAAGAAGCGTCAGCGACTCCAATGGTGGCGCACGGAGATCGAGGCGATGTATGCCCCCTCTCAAGAACTTCGGCCATCACCGATCGATGCATTGGGGATCGTGGTACGTCGGTTTGGGATCCCGAAACAGTATCTCCTTACGATCATCGACGGGTGTGAGCGCGATCTTACACAGCGTCGGTACGAGACGTTTGCTGAGCTCAAGGAATACTGCTACAGTGTTGCCTCTGCGGTCGGGTTGATCAGCATTGAGATCTTTGGGTACCGTCACGAAGAGACCCGACAATACGCCATCAACCTTGGCTATGCCCTGCAGCTCACCAACATCCTGCGTGATGTAAAGCAGGACAAAGACCGCGGATACATCTACATCCCCAAGGAAGATCTGCAGCGGTTCAAATACACCGAGGAAGATCTCAAGGCAGAGATCTATGATGAGCGGTTTGTGGACCTGATGCAGTTTCAGGCGCAGAGGGCCCGGGATTTCTACCACGAGGCGCGGGCATTGCTCCGTCCGGACGAGCGGATGACCATGGTGGCCGCCGAGATCATGGACGCCATCTACTACCGACTTCTCGAAAAGATCGAACTCAGCGACTATCGGGTCTTTACAAAACGCATTCGTGTGAGCGCCATTCACAGGATCGTAACCGCGCTCCGGATCTGGGTGGGTTCAAAGCTCTTTGTAAAGCGTCTGCGATAA
- a CDS encoding squalene/phytoene synthase family protein: MISVDEAYAHCANVARRHYENFPVASVLVPLRMRKHLFAIYAFSRLADDIADEPWTTDTSARIAALNELEHELVGSSDISEDPVFVALHQTIKEVRLPLAPFQRLLTAFKSDVNFVTPTTWEDVLAYCSNSADPVGELFLRLDHNGREPSAEAIACSNAICTALQITNFLQDLGTDLQRGRSYLPITDSDVIKRTRALFDKGAPVVNHAHSWRLRLELRAIIAGGRTMLDLCEQRTNRLERPTLGARAVARMVGNFVQTSPRA, translated from the coding sequence ATGATCTCCGTCGATGAGGCCTATGCTCATTGTGCGAACGTAGCCCGTCGTCATTACGAGAATTTTCCAGTAGCATCGGTGCTTGTGCCTCTTCGGATGCGCAAGCACCTTTTTGCTATCTATGCCTTCTCACGTCTGGCAGATGACATCGCTGACGAGCCGTGGACCACAGACACCTCCGCTCGCATCGCGGCATTGAATGAGCTCGAACACGAACTAGTTGGGTCATCCGACATTTCAGAAGACCCAGTCTTTGTGGCCTTGCATCAGACGATCAAGGAAGTGCGGCTGCCCCTAGCCCCCTTTCAACGACTCCTCACAGCCTTCAAGAGCGACGTCAACTTCGTCACCCCAACCACCTGGGAAGACGTCCTTGCCTATTGCAGCAACTCCGCCGATCCCGTTGGTGAACTCTTCCTACGTCTCGATCACAACGGCCGAGAACCCTCCGCAGAAGCAATTGCGTGCAGCAACGCCATCTGCACAGCCCTGCAGATCACAAACTTCCTGCAGGACCTCGGCACAGATCTTCAGCGCGGAAGAAGCTACCTCCCCATCACCGACAGTGATGTGATCAAACGGACCCGTGCCCTCTTCGATAAAGGGGCTCCTGTTGTCAACCACGCCCACTCCTGGCGTCTGCGCCTCGAACTCCGCGCCATCATCGCCGGCGGCCGCACCATGCTCGACCTCTGCGAGCAACGCACGAACCGCCTAGAGCGCCCAACGCTCGGCGCGCGGGCGGTGGCGCGCATGGTGGGGAACTTTGTACAGACGTCACCCCGAGCGTAG